The Desulfomonile tiedjei genome includes a region encoding these proteins:
- a CDS encoding tetratricopeptide repeat protein: MKILAAVTVLTILLLPLNIYAIAEGPTWKQTLAQAVNLKQQGDWADALREARTALTKAEQSFGRDSLNASKSHILLGELYAQRGKYPSAEIHYLKAIRIRNDLFGANHVSTIGPLTLLAESYANQGKPARAGEFFLRAVKAGQNADDPQTARALLGLAALKAGEGRHQDSVILFTKAFELCDRSSKYGEPLCLVAVRSLIGRSDVHMARGEYWRAATSYEKALGLLESKKHPDGLLMYSVLKRLGDAYRNAGSPTLASNYYRRAIAVQTRESGPMVVMAPSYNNLTAATE, translated from the coding sequence ATGAAAATTCTAGCCGCCGTGACAGTGCTCACAATTCTTCTGCTGCCCCTAAACATTTACGCCATAGCAGAAGGTCCGACCTGGAAGCAAACACTTGCCCAGGCCGTGAACCTGAAGCAGCAGGGCGACTGGGCTGACGCTCTTAGAGAGGCCAGGACTGCTCTGACAAAGGCGGAGCAATCATTCGGCCGCGATAGCCTCAACGCATCGAAATCCCACATTCTGCTTGGCGAACTTTATGCTCAGCGAGGAAAATACCCTTCAGCGGAGATCCATTATTTGAAGGCGATCAGAATTCGCAACGATCTTTTCGGTGCGAACCACGTGAGCACGATTGGGCCTTTGACTTTGCTGGCCGAGTCGTATGCAAACCAGGGGAAGCCCGCCCGGGCCGGCGAGTTTTTCCTCAGGGCAGTAAAAGCCGGCCAGAATGCCGACGATCCGCAGACGGCAAGGGCATTGCTCGGGCTGGCGGCATTGAAGGCCGGAGAAGGCCGTCACCAGGACTCCGTAATCCTTTTCACTAAGGCGTTCGAGCTATGTGATCGGTCCAGCAAGTATGGTGAGCCTTTGTGTCTTGTCGCGGTCCGAAGCCTGATTGGTCGTAGCGACGTCCATATGGCACGAGGAGAATACTGGAGGGCAGCAACTTCTTACGAAAAAGCCCTGGGGTTGCTGGAGTCAAAAAAACATCCCGACGGCCTCTTGATGTACTCTGTTTTGAAGCGCCTCGGTGACGCGTATCGAAATGCCGGGTCGCCTACCCTGGCAAGTAACTATTACAGGCGCGCGATTGCCGTACAGACTCGAGAAAGCGGCCCCATGGTCGTAATGGCGCCTTCTTACAACAACTTGACAGCCGCAACTGAGTGA